One stretch of Natronobacterium gregoryi SP2 DNA includes these proteins:
- a CDS encoding prenyltransferase/squalene oxidase repeat-containing protein, which translates to MQSQGSLESDPQAGSNAPEHERYLPVLDATLAYARRRDYVGADYGDGLSSRLLQALPAENRWLNLAVQETVKRLPVDIRPLFLVDQRRNYKGGALFAMANLNYHELVDGRSETSPSLAAFDPLLEAGRLADWLVEERITDYSGFCGGHRHPIQHLHTKGVPSDPDIVSTAFAVKALLQLAQFADREDTDFEEEIRETYAAYADLARTATDFLVEDLNYRELEDGAKIDYHMNHPEDSYTINAAALGAAMLVDLYDYFGDAELRERATKILDHVAACQTDRGGWPYRLPADASHLSMDNHHNGFVVEAFQRYRDVVDADRYEETLENALAFYRTELFQLDGAPNFDEGNAYPRDVHASTQGMLVFTREGDLEFAERILRWTLANMQVDGEPGRFYYRKHRHHTKRVTLMRWCQGWMSYATSEFLTACAQRERESEQDQRTREHGRQERAISPEV; encoded by the coding sequence ATGCAGTCACAGGGATCACTCGAGAGCGACCCGCAAGCGGGGTCGAACGCGCCCGAGCACGAGCGGTATCTCCCAGTGCTCGATGCGACGCTCGCGTATGCTCGCCGTCGAGACTACGTCGGGGCGGACTACGGCGACGGGTTGAGCAGTCGGCTCCTGCAGGCGTTGCCGGCCGAGAACAGGTGGCTCAACCTGGCCGTCCAGGAGACGGTCAAACGTCTGCCGGTCGACATCAGGCCGCTCTTTCTCGTCGACCAGCGGCGAAACTACAAGGGCGGTGCGCTGTTTGCGATGGCGAACCTGAACTACCACGAGCTGGTCGACGGCCGATCCGAGACGAGTCCCTCTCTCGCCGCGTTCGATCCGCTGCTCGAGGCCGGCCGGCTCGCCGACTGGCTCGTCGAAGAACGCATCACGGACTACAGCGGATTCTGTGGCGGCCACCGCCATCCGATCCAGCACCTCCACACCAAGGGGGTGCCGAGCGATCCGGACATCGTCTCGACGGCGTTCGCGGTCAAGGCACTGCTGCAACTGGCTCAGTTCGCCGACCGTGAGGACACCGACTTCGAGGAAGAGATCCGCGAGACGTACGCCGCATACGCCGATCTCGCCCGAACGGCGACCGACTTCCTCGTCGAGGACCTGAACTATCGTGAGCTCGAGGACGGCGCGAAGATCGACTACCACATGAACCACCCCGAGGACTCCTACACGATCAACGCCGCCGCGCTCGGTGCGGCGATGCTCGTCGACCTCTACGACTACTTCGGGGACGCGGAACTTCGCGAGCGGGCGACGAAGATCCTCGATCACGTCGCAGCCTGCCAGACCGACCGCGGCGGCTGGCCCTACCGGCTTCCGGCCGACGCCTCCCATCTCTCGATGGACAACCACCACAACGGGTTCGTCGTCGAAGCCTTCCAGCGCTACCGCGACGTCGTCGACGCCGACCGGTACGAGGAAACGCTCGAGAACGCGCTGGCGTTCTACCGCACCGAACTCTTCCAGCTCGACGGCGCGCCGAACTTCGACGAGGGCAACGCCTACCCACGGGACGTTCACGCGAGCACGCAGGGAATGCTGGTGTTCACCCGCGAGGGCGACCTCGAGTTCGCCGAGCGAATCCTCCGGTGGACGCTGGCGAACATGCAGGTCGACGGCGAACCGGGGCGATTCTACTACCGGAAGCACCGCCACCACACGAAACGCGTCACATTGATGCGATGGTGTCAGGGGTGGATGTCGTACGCGACCTCGGAGTTCCTGACGGCGTGTGCACAGCGAGAGCGGGAGAGCGAACAGGACCAGCGAACGCGAGAA